A stretch of DNA from Mycolicibacterium celeriflavum:
CTGATGGTCCCGGTGGGTGACCGTGTCGGCGAAGAAGGCAAGGGCTTCAAATACATCCTCGACGGGCTGAACCCCGAGCGGATGTTGATCGCCGCCGAAGCGCTGGGCATCGGGCGGGTCGCGCTCGAGAAGGCGGTCAAGTACGGCAATGAGCGGCACGTGTTCAACCGGCCGATCGGCATGAACCAGGGCCTGCAGTTCCCGCTCGCCGACTCGTTGGCCCGACTGGACGCCGCCGAGTTGGTGCTCCGCAAGGCCACCTGGCTCTACGACAACGGCAAACCCTGTGGGCGGGAGGCGAACACCGCGAAATACCTGTGCGCCGACGCCGGCTTCGGTGCCGCCGACCGCGCACTGCAGTTGCACGGCGGCATGGGGTATTCGGAGGAATATCACGTGTCGCGATACTTCCGCGAGTCCCGGCTGATGAAGATCGCACCGGTGAGCCAGGAGATGATCCTGAACTTCCTGGGCGAGCACGTCCTGGGCCTTCCGCGGAGCTATTGACAAGACCGCCAATGACGATGGAGAGCACCACCGAATGAGCAACTACTTCGATCTGACCGGCCGTTCGGCGCTGGTGACCGGCGCTGCCGGCGGCATCGGCTCCGCCGTGGCGCAGGCGCTGGCCGACGCGGGCGCGGCCGTGCTCGTCACCGACGTGGACAAGGACGCCGCCGCCGCTGTCGCCGAACGGATCTCGGGAAGCGGTAAGCGCGCGGAAGCCGCGGTCCTCGACGTGTCGGACCGCGAGTCCGCCGACGCCGCCGCTGCGCAAGCCGCTGCGCTGGCCGACGGCAAGCTGCACATCGTGATCAACAACGCCGGCGTCACCAAGCCGGCGATGTTCGAGAAGACGACGCAAGAGGCCTTCCGCCTGCTGTTCGACATCCACGTGATGGGTGCCTTCAACGTCACCCAGGCGGCGCTGCCGCACATTCCGACCGACGGCACCGGGCGCATCGTCAACGTCACGTCCGCCGCGGGTCTCACCGGCACCCTCGGTCAGGTCAACTACTCGGCGGCCAAGGCGGGCATCATCGGGTTCACCAAATCGCTTGCGCGAGAGCTCGCGACGAAGAGCATCATGGTCAACGCGCTGGCTCCGCTGGCGGCCACGCCGATGACCGAGACCATCCGGACGAACGAGAAGTTCGCGGCGAACATGATGAACCGCATCCCGATGAAGCGGTGGGCCGAACCTTCGGAGGTCGCGGGAGCATTCGTGTTCATGGCGTCCGATGCGGCGTCCTACATCACCGGGCAGGTGCTGCCGGTCGACGGCGGCATGGTCATGTGACCGGGCCGCTGAGCGGTGTCACCGTCGTCGCGATGGAGCAGGCCGTCGCCGCGCCGATGTGCACCCGTGTGCTCGCCGACTTCGGCGCCCGCGTCATCAAGATCGAGAATCCCAACGGTGGCGACTTCGCCCGTGACTACGACGATGTGGTCAACGGGCCCGGGGGCCTGGCGGCGCATTTTGTCTGGTGCAACCGCGGCAAGGAGTCGGTGACCTTGAACACCAAGGCGCCCGAGGGGATGGAGCTACTGCACCGGCTGCTGGACCGGGCGGATGCGTTCGTGTCCAACCTGGCGCCCGGCGCCACCGCCCGCCTGGGTTTGGCGCCCGCAGACCTGGCGGTGCGGCACCCCAACGTGATCCCGGTCGAAATCGACGGCTACGGCCCGGGCGGGCCGATCTCCCACAAACGCGCGTATGACCTTCTGGTGCAGGCGGAATCGGGCTCGTGCGCCGTTACCGGATATCCGGGCATGCCCGCCAAGCCGGGGCCGGCGATGGCCGACTTCACTACCGGCCTGTACGCGGCCACCTCGATTCTGGCGTTGCTGATCGGCCGCAACAACAGCAACACCGAGACGGCACCGTCGGTGGCGCTGAGCCTGTTCGACGTGATGACCGACGTGATGGGCTATCAGTTGACCTACACGCAGCACTCGGGGATCGACCAGGAGCCTCTGGGGGTCGGCTCACCCGCCGTCGCGCCCTACGGCGCATTTCCGACGCGCGATGGGCAGACCGTGGTGCTCGGCACGACCAACGACAGGGAATGGCAGCGGGTCGCACGCGAGATCATCGACCGCCCCGACCTCGCCGACGATCCGCGCTTCGCCACAAACCCGGGCCGTTGCGCACATCGCGGGATCCTCGACGAGGCCATCGGGAATTGGTGCGCACAACACGATCTCGCCGAAATCCAGAAGATCGCCGACGACGCCGGCATCGGCAACTCGCGTTACAACGTGCCCAGCGAGGTGGTCGCGCATCCGCAGTTGACAGCGCGGGACCGCTGGCGCACGGTCGACACTCCGAGGGGCGAGATCCGGGCACTGCGCCCGCCACCGGTGATCAGCGGATTCGAACAGCCGATGGGTGCGGTGCCGGGGCTGGGGCAGCACACCGATGCCGTGTTGAGCGAACTGGGGCTCACCGCAGACGATCTCGAGCGGCTACGCGCCGAGGGCGTGATCGGACCGGCCTACTCGTGACCGAGCAAGTGTTGTTGACGTCCGACCGCGAGGGCGTCCGCACCCTGACGCTGAACCGGCCGGAACGCAAGAACGCGATCAACGCGCAATTGTGGGAGGAGTTGGCCGAGGCGCTGCGCGCGGCCGCCCGTGACACCGAACTCCGCGCGGTGGTGATCACCGGTGCGGGCGGGGCATTCTGCTCGGGCGCCGACATCGGCACCGGAGAGGACATTCACCCCCGTCACAAGCTGCGCAGGCTCACCGATGTCGCGCTCGCTCTGCACGAGCTGACCGTTCCCACAATCGCCAGGGTGACCGGCGTGGCCGTCGGCGCAGGCTGGAACCTCGCGCTCGGGTGCGACTTCGTCGTTGCCACCCCGGAATCGCGGTTCTGCCAGATCTTCTCGAAGCGCGGGTTGTCGGTCGATCTGGGCGGATCCTGGCTGCTACCCAAGCTCGTCGGTCTGCAACAGGCCAAGCGGTTGGTGCTGCTGGCCGACATGATCGACGCCGAGGAAGCGCGGAGCCTGGGACTGGTCACCTGGGTCAAGTCCGCCGACGAGATCGACCGCTTCGTAACGGATCTGGCCTCGCGGTTGGCGGCCGGTCCGCCGGTCGCGCTCGCGCAGAGCAAGGCGCTGCTCAACGACGGGGCCAACGCGACGCTGCGTGAGGCGCTGGCCAACGAAGCCCGCGCGCAACCGGGCAACTTCGCCACGGCAGACTCGTCAGAGGCGTACGCGGCGTTCGCCGAGAAACGTGAGGCCACCTTCACCGGGCGGTGGGCAATGTCCAGATCGGAGAAATGACAATGCGTGAGACCGTGATCGTCGAGGCCGTGCGCACCCCCGTGGGTAAGCGCAACGGCGGGCTGTCGGATATACACGCCGCGGACCTGTCCGCGATCGTGCTCAACGCGCTCGTCGAGCGCGCGGGTATCGATCCCGACATCGTCGACGACGTCGTCTGGGGCTGCGTGTCGCAGGTCGGGGACCAGTCCAGCAACATCGGGCGATACTCGGTGCTGGCCGCGGGCTGGCCCGAGTCGATTCCCGGTACCACGGTCAACCGGGCATGCGGTTCGAGTCAGCAAGCGCTGGACTTCGCGGTGCAGGCGGTGATGTCCGGCCAGCAGGACGTCGTCGTCGCCGGCGGCGTCGAGGTGATGAGCCGGGTACCGCTCGGGGCGGCCAGGGCGACCGGAACGCCGTACGGCCCGAAAGTGCTTGACCGGTACAAGGGTTTCGCGTTCAACCAGGGCATCTCGGCCGAACTCATCGCTGAGAAGTGGGGCTTCTCGCGAACCCGGCTTGACGAGTATTCCGTGCGCTCGCACGAGTTGGCCGCAGCCGCGCAGGACAGCGGCGCGTTCGAGAAGCAGCTCATGCCCGTGTTCACCGACGCCGAGCCCGTGGTCGCCGACGAAGGGGTGCGGCGGGGAAGCACCGTCGAGAAGCTCGCGGGACTCAAGCCCGCGTTCAAGGACGACGGCGTCATCCATGCGGGGAACTCGTCACAGATCTCCGACGGTGCCGCGGCGCTACTGGTGATGGCGGCCGACAACGCAGTGGCGCTGGGGCTGAGCCCGATCGCGCGTTACCGCGCCGGCGCGGTAACCGGCGCTGACCCGGTGCTGATGCTGACCGGCCCGATCCCCGCGACAGAGAAGGTTCTGCACAAGTCCGGCGTGACCCTCGACGAGGTGGGCGTATTCGAGGTCAACGAGGCGTTCGCGCCGGTGCCGCTGGCGTGGCTCGCCGAAACGGGCGCCGATGAAAGCAAACTCAACCCGCTGGGCGGCGCGATCGCCCTCGGGCATCCGCTCGGCGCGTCCGGCGCGGTGCTGATGACTCGGATGCTGAACCACATGCGCGACAACGGCATTCGGTTCGGCCTCCAGACAATGTGCGAGGGCGGCGGAACCGCCAACGCCACTCTGGTGGAACTCATCGCCTGAGAGGAATCCGTGCAAAGAAACCTGTTCACCGAAGACCACGAGGCCTTCCGCGAACTCGCCCGCGACTTCGTCGAAAAGGAGGTGGTTCCGCACTATCCCGAGTGGGAGAAGGGCGGACGCATGCCTCGCGAGGTCTTCAAGCAGATGGGATCGCTGGGCATGCTCGGCATGGCCATCCCCGAGGAGTACGGCGGAGCCGGCGCCGATGACTATCGCTACAACGTCGTGCTGCAGGAGGAGGCGGCCCGCGCGTTGGTCACCCTGTCGACGGTGCGCACGCAGCTCGAGGTGATCCTGCCCTATTTCCTGCACTACGCGAACGACGAGCAGCGCAAACGCTGGTTCCCCGGCTTGGCGTCGGGTGAGTTGTTGACCGCCGTCGCGATGACCGAACCGGGCACCGGGTCCGATTTGGCCGGGATGCGGACCACCGCGGTGCGCGACGGTGAGGACTGGATCCTCAACGGCGCCAAGACGTTCATCACCGGCGGCATGCAGGCCGATCTGGTGATCGTGGTGGCACGCACCTCGACCGATCCGGACAACCGGCGCAAAGGGCTCACCCTGTTCGTCGTCGAGGACGGCATGGCGGGCTTCACGCGGGGCCGCGAACTGGAGAAGATGGGCTGCAAGGTCCAAGACACCGCGGAACTGTCCTTCGTCGACGTGCGGGTGCCCGCGGCCAACGTGCTGGGGGAGGAAGGCGAGGCGTTCGGCTACCTCGGTCACAACCTGCCCCAGGAGCGGCTCACCGTCGCGGTGGGATCCGTCGCGCAGGCTCGCTCGGCGATCGCCGCGGCGATCGACTACACCAAGAACCGCAAAGCATTCGGCACGCCGGTGGCGTCGTTCCAGAACACGAAATTCGAACTGGCGGCCTGTTCGACCGAGGTGGAGGCCGCGCAGGCCATGCTGGACCGCGCGGTGAGCCTGCACGTCGACGGCGAGTTGTCGGCGCCCGACGCGGCGCGGGTGAAGCTGTTCTGCACCGAGATGCAGCAGCGCGTGGTGGATCGTTGCCTGCAGTTGTTCGGCGGCTACGGCTACATGATGGAGTATCCGATCGCCCGGCTGTACACCGACGCGCGGGTGGCCCGCATCTACGCAGGCACCAGCGAGGTGATGAAGGTGATCATCGCCAAATCGCTCGGGTTATAGGCGGGTTTCGGTGCGCTGCTGATCGCCGGCCGATTGTTTCCGCGCCGGAATCCACCGCTGACCTGCGATGTGACGCCGACCTGAACATAATTTCGCTGAGATGCTTGTCACAGCCGGGAAACCTACCTACTGTGTGTTCACTAGGTTGGTTGAACGAAGGGGTCAGGTGTCCGCCACGGAGTCGGTGAGGCCATATGCCACGCTCCTCGCCAAGGGCGAGGACCGCAGGCAGCGCATCCTTTCGGTGGCCGAACGTCTGCTCGCGCGCAACGGATGGCGCAACACGTCGCTGGCGCAGATCGCCAAGGAGGCCGGCGTGACGCCGGCCGGCCTGCTGCACCACTTCGAGTCCAAGGAACAACTGCTCAACGCGGTGCTCGACGCCCGCGACGCCGACGACGCGATCCATGCCGACTACCGCTCCGGCGACCTGGTCACCGAACTGGGCCGGGTGCCCGAACGGTTCGATCGCGCACCCGAGTTGGTCGGCACGTTCACCGTGCTGCTGGTGGAGAACATCGCGCCCGATGCACCGCTGCACGACCGGCTGGTCAAGCGCTACAGCGATGCCGTGGACATCATCGTCGCGATCATCCAGCGCGGCCAGGAAAGCGGGAAGTACCGCACAGACGTCGACGCGGCAGCCAAGGCCGTGGAAATACTCGCGTTCATCTATGGAATGGAGACCCTATGGTTGCTCGACCCCTCAATTCAGTTGGCGGAGGTGTTCAAGGGGTACGCCGAGTCGCTGGGGCGCGAGTTGGCGCCACGGAACTCGACATGAGGTACCGCCTGGATGTCGTCGCACAAACCGTCTCGGACGCGGTGAGGTACGCGGGCGGCTGGATCTACGACCGGGTGATGGCCGGGTGGGATGTCACGGTTCTGGTCGGCGGCGACGAGGACGCGCGCCCGCTGACGATCCTGGGCGCCAGGACGCTGGATCTGGAATCGGTGCTGCAAGACTGGCAGGACCGGCCGCATCCCCAGACGATCGCGGTGGCCGCCGAGATGTTCGAGCGTGATCCGCGCGTGCTCGCCCACGTGCGCACCGCGCTGGACCAGGGCGCCACCGAGGTGACGCTGTGGGGCGAGCGGTTGCCCGCCGAACTCGACAGCAGCGTTGACTCCGTCGAGCATCACCTGAGCGCGGCGGCACGGGCTTTCAAGGTCAAAGCGCTTGCTGCGGCACAGGATTCGGCGGCTGGCGGTGTCGGCTCCTGTGAGACGTTCCGCTGCGGGATGATGGCCTCGGTCGCCGCGGATCTGGTGCCCGCCAGCTAGCCGGCTCAGGCGAGGTCGATGACCACCTTGCCGACGGCGCGTCCGTCGGCGATGTGTCGCAGCGCCTCGACCGTCTGCTCGAGCGGATAGACCGCGCCGATATGCGGGCGGACGCGGCCGCTGACCAGATGTTCGCGTAACTCCGATTCATTGCGGGCGAACTCGTCGGGCGGTACGTCGTGGAACTGAAACCCCAATACCTGCACGCCCTTCATCAACACCAGGTTCAGCGGGATGCGGGGAATGACGCCGGAAGCGAACCCCACCGTGACGAATCGTCCGCCACGGCGCAGCGACCGCAGTGCGGGCTCGGAAAGCTCACCGCCCACCGGGTCGACGACGGCGTGCGCGCCGTCGGGCAGGGCGGCGCGTAGCGCGTCTCGTAAGTTGGCGGTGCGGTGGTTGACAACGTGGCGGGCACCGTAACGTGCAGCGGCTGCCAACTTTTCGTCCGTGGATGCGACGGCGGTGACCGAGGCGCCGAGCGCGACGCCGAGTTGCACGGCGGCCAACCCGACGCCGCCGCCCGCACCGAGCAGGATCAACTCGTCGCCGCGCTGGATCCGCGCCATCGAGCGCAGCGTGTGGTACGCGGTGCGATGCGCCACCCCGAACGCGGCCGCGGTCCGGTCGTCGACGCTGTCGGGAATGCGCGCGAGGCCCGCGGCCGGTACGGCGACCTCCTCGGCGAACGCGCCGCACAGGACGGTGCCGCTGACCCGGTCGCCGACGGCGAATTGATCGGCGTTGTCACCCAGTTCGACGATCTCACCGGCGAACTCGCTGCCCGGGACGAACGGGAGCGGCACGCTGATCTGGTACTCGTCGCCGATCAGCAGCACGTCGGGGAAGTTCACCGCGGCGGCACGCACGCGCACCCGTGCCCGTCCTGTGCCGACCGCCGGTGACGGCTCATCCTGGATCTTCACGACGTCCGGCGGCCCGTACCGCGGGCAGACCGCGGCCCTCACCGGTAGTCGCTGGATTCGGCGAGATCGGCCGCCGAGCGCATCAACTCGACGATGATCGGCCCGTAGGCCAGCAGCTTTTCGTTGTCGCCGGCACGCTGAAAACCCTGCTCCAGCACGATCGCGAGCTTCCACTTGGCCAGCACCAGGTAGTAGTCGAGGTCGTCGACCTGGCGACCGGACACCTTCGCGTAGTGGTCGACAACCTCTGCGCGCGACGGCATTCCGTGCATGTCG
This window harbors:
- a CDS encoding SDR family NAD(P)-dependent oxidoreductase, which produces MSNYFDLTGRSALVTGAAGGIGSAVAQALADAGAAVLVTDVDKDAAAAVAERISGSGKRAEAAVLDVSDRESADAAAAQAAALADGKLHIVINNAGVTKPAMFEKTTQEAFRLLFDIHVMGAFNVTQAALPHIPTDGTGRIVNVTSAAGLTGTLGQVNYSAAKAGIIGFTKSLARELATKSIMVNALAPLAATPMTETIRTNEKFAANMMNRIPMKRWAEPSEVAGAFVFMASDAASYITGQVLPVDGGMVM
- a CDS encoding CaiB/BaiF CoA transferase family protein, whose product is MTGPLSGVTVVAMEQAVAAPMCTRVLADFGARVIKIENPNGGDFARDYDDVVNGPGGLAAHFVWCNRGKESVTLNTKAPEGMELLHRLLDRADAFVSNLAPGATARLGLAPADLAVRHPNVIPVEIDGYGPGGPISHKRAYDLLVQAESGSCAVTGYPGMPAKPGPAMADFTTGLYAATSILALLIGRNNSNTETAPSVALSLFDVMTDVMGYQLTYTQHSGIDQEPLGVGSPAVAPYGAFPTRDGQTVVLGTTNDREWQRVAREIIDRPDLADDPRFATNPGRCAHRGILDEAIGNWCAQHDLAEIQKIADDAGIGNSRYNVPSEVVAHPQLTARDRWRTVDTPRGEIRALRPPPVISGFEQPMGAVPGLGQHTDAVLSELGLTADDLERLRAEGVIGPAYS
- a CDS encoding enoyl-CoA hydratase/isomerase family protein; its protein translation is MLLTSDREGVRTLTLNRPERKNAINAQLWEELAEALRAAARDTELRAVVITGAGGAFCSGADIGTGEDIHPRHKLRRLTDVALALHELTVPTIARVTGVAVGAGWNLALGCDFVVATPESRFCQIFSKRGLSVDLGGSWLLPKLVGLQQAKRLVLLADMIDAEEARSLGLVTWVKSADEIDRFVTDLASRLAAGPPVALAQSKALLNDGANATLREALANEARAQPGNFATADSSEAYAAFAEKREATFTGRWAMSRSEK
- a CDS encoding thiolase family protein, yielding MRETVIVEAVRTPVGKRNGGLSDIHAADLSAIVLNALVERAGIDPDIVDDVVWGCVSQVGDQSSNIGRYSVLAAGWPESIPGTTVNRACGSSQQALDFAVQAVMSGQQDVVVAGGVEVMSRVPLGAARATGTPYGPKVLDRYKGFAFNQGISAELIAEKWGFSRTRLDEYSVRSHELAAAAQDSGAFEKQLMPVFTDAEPVVADEGVRRGSTVEKLAGLKPAFKDDGVIHAGNSSQISDGAAALLVMAADNAVALGLSPIARYRAGAVTGADPVLMLTGPIPATEKVLHKSGVTLDEVGVFEVNEAFAPVPLAWLAETGADESKLNPLGGAIALGHPLGASGAVLMTRMLNHMRDNGIRFGLQTMCEGGGTANATLVELIA
- a CDS encoding acyl-CoA dehydrogenase family protein; translated protein: MQRNLFTEDHEAFRELARDFVEKEVVPHYPEWEKGGRMPREVFKQMGSLGMLGMAIPEEYGGAGADDYRYNVVLQEEAARALVTLSTVRTQLEVILPYFLHYANDEQRKRWFPGLASGELLTAVAMTEPGTGSDLAGMRTTAVRDGEDWILNGAKTFITGGMQADLVIVVARTSTDPDNRRKGLTLFVVEDGMAGFTRGRELEKMGCKVQDTAELSFVDVRVPAANVLGEEGEAFGYLGHNLPQERLTVAVGSVAQARSAIAAAIDYTKNRKAFGTPVASFQNTKFELAACSTEVEAAQAMLDRAVSLHVDGELSAPDAARVKLFCTEMQQRVVDRCLQLFGGYGYMMEYPIARLYTDARVARIYAGTSEVMKVIIAKSLGL
- a CDS encoding TetR/AcrR family transcriptional regulator, yielding MSATESVRPYATLLAKGEDRRQRILSVAERLLARNGWRNTSLAQIAKEAGVTPAGLLHHFESKEQLLNAVLDARDADDAIHADYRSGDLVTELGRVPERFDRAPELVGTFTVLLVENIAPDAPLHDRLVKRYSDAVDIIVAIIQRGQESGKYRTDVDAAAKAVEILAFIYGMETLWLLDPSIQLAEVFKGYAESLGRELAPRNST
- a CDS encoding NADPH:quinone oxidoreductase family protein: MRAAVCPRYGPPDVVKIQDEPSPAVGTGRARVRVRAAAVNFPDVLLIGDEYQISVPLPFVPGSEFAGEIVELGDNADQFAVGDRVSGTVLCGAFAEEVAVPAAGLARIPDSVDDRTAAAFGVAHRTAYHTLRSMARIQRGDELILLGAGGGVGLAAVQLGVALGASVTAVASTDEKLAAAARYGARHVVNHRTANLRDALRAALPDGAHAVVDPVGGELSEPALRSLRRGGRFVTVGFASGVIPRIPLNLVLMKGVQVLGFQFHDVPPDEFARNESELREHLVSGRVRPHIGAVYPLEQTVEALRHIADGRAVGKVVIDLA